The DNA window TGAATGGGCAAGCCAGTGATAAACCGGACATAATAACTGGCAAAATAAGACATCAATACTCTGCCCATAGGCCAGTTTACTACGTTTACTCCCTGAATATAACGCGAACCTATAGCCAGATCGTTGCCTTCTTCGCTGCATGCCTTGTAGAGGTGAATCAAGTCCTTAGGATTGTGCGAAAAGTCGGCATCCATTTCGCAAATATATTCATAATTGCGTGCCAACGCCCATTTAAACCCATGTATATAAGCTGTGCCTAGCCCTAGTTTGCCCTTACGTTCTTGAATAAAAAGGCGGTCAGGGTATTCAGCTTGTAGTTTCTTTACCATGTCTGCAGTTCCATCAGGCGAACCGTCGTCTATCACAAGGAGGTCAAACTCTGTAGGCAATGAAAAAACTTTTCTGATAATATCCTCTATATTTTCAATTTCATTATAAGTGGGTATCACTACTATGGGGTTCTGCATCGTACTTTTCTTTTACACACACGCTTTCTTTACCAACGATTATACAGCAAAACTGGGGGTTAATCAGCAGACAATCAAAGGTTTAACAGTTTTTAACTTTCGTTATATTTTGGCACCAATACTCTTGTGTTGGGCAACAGGGATCAAAAGTAGTGAAATATTGGTATTGTAAAAAGCGATTGGTAGTTTTAGGGTGTGGCGAGTGGTATTGGGCTTTACCCTATTTCAACAAGGGATTTATGATCACCCCAAACTTATTGTCTTTTTCTACCACAGTAAGCCCCTCTGAGAAACTCTTTGCGGAATCAAACTCATGAGCAATTACCAGCTTGCCAGTTTTATCAATAAACCCCCACTTGTTACTGTATTTTACCGCAGCAAGTCCTCCCGAAAACTCTCTTACATTATGTATAGATATATTTAATCACCAGCTTGCCATTACAATCTATAACGAGTAAAAACAAACCCATACCAAGCCTTAAAATTGTTGAAGGCTTTCATTCACAACTGCTTTACACCAATTATTCATTATTCATCAAAAAATCTAACACCCTTACAATTGTAGTTAGCTCTAGCTATCCATTGGCAACCCCAGGTGCATATACTTGAGCAAGCTGTTCGGCAAGTTTCTTCCCTTTTTTGATACAATCAGGCAACGACACACCATCCTTCCAGTTGGCACATACAAACAGCTGTTCGTTTTCTATCTGTTCGGCAATACGATGCGCCTCTAGTATATTGGCGTCATACTGAGGCAGCGCTTTGTCCCATTTGTGCATATTGCGGTAAATAGGGCTATTGGTAATCTGGTAGTTTTCTGAGAGCTCCTGATGCACTTTACCCAAGGTGATTTGTTCTGATTGGGTAGTATTTTGGGGCAATTGACTCCCCCCCACAAAAGTTGTAAAGAGTACTTCTTCATCGGGACAACGCCCCGGAAACACCGAGCTTGACCAAATACTACCACTGGTATACAAGCCTTCTATTTTGGGGTTTAGCCCACCAAAGCCATTCAAAAGGTGCTTTACCTCATGGCGCTTATAGGCCGAGTGTACGGCAGTGAGAGGAGGATAATATATTTTACCCAATGCCTGGCTAAACTCAGGGTAAGTGTCGCTAAGAAAAGACTGAGAGGCAGGAGCAGAAGTAGCAATCACCAACTGTTTTACATCATAGGTTTGTCCTTCATTGGTGTAGAGCACAAAGCCATTGTTATTTTTTTGAACATTGTTGATGGTTTTCCCTAGTTTTAGGTGGGTAAGCTGTTGAGCAATGCCCTCGGGCAATGTTTGCATTCCTTTTTTAAAACTATAGGGCTTGCGTCGTTCAGCGCCTTTATTTTTAATAAAGCCCTTGAGCACTGAGCCATATTGTTGCTCGTAATTGTATAACTGTGGAAAAGCCTTGGCTACCAACAGTTGATCGGGATCACCAGCATAAATACCTGCCACAAAAGGGTTGAGAGCGTAGTCTACAATTTCCCTGGAGAAACGTCGCTCAAAAAAATGAGTCAGGGTTTCGTTTTCAATCGTTTGCTTGGGTTTGTTGCGTTCTTTGAAAACAGCTACTTTGCTCGAAAAACTAAAAAAGCTATTGAATAGCAATTGTAAAGGCTTTGAAGGGAGTTTACGGTATTTGCCCGCCCTAAAAATATAACGATTTTGGCTTACATCATTACTGGGCAATAGCTCGTCTTGCAAGCCTATTTCATTGATAAACTCCTTGAGTTCGCTGTCAAGCATAATAGAGTTTGGACCCAGTTCTAGTACATAACTCTTACGGTTTATAGAGTTTTCCTGCATACTTCGTATATAGCCACCTGCTTGTTCCGAAGCTTCCAATAAAATATAAGGTATGCCGAGCTTTTGTAAATAAAATGCCAAACTTAATCCCGATATGCCCGCGCCAATGATCCCTATCATAGTGTTATGTGTTAAGTTGAAATAGTATTGAAGGAATATAACTATTTGATTTGTAGATAGCTATGTGTTAAAGCCAATGTTGGAACGAATTTATAACTTCGAACCAGATCATTTTACAAAAATGGAGGTAAAATATCCAAAACTCAAGTTTTTGGTAGTGCCATTTGCCATGTCTTGAGATGTTTTTTTAGGTGCTGGCTCAATATATTGAATGAAAAAAAGCCACTATTCTTACAAGAATAATGGCTTTGAGTGCGATTAGCAACAATAGTTGTTTATTAATTTAACTATTTTTTTGCGTAATCAACTTTTGTGTCTGGCAATGCTTTTGTCAACTGATCGGCAGCCGCCTGGCTCATGTTGGTTTTTCTTATTTTGATAAACTTCAATTGCTTCATACCATTGATAGCAGCTGGCAAATTGGTAATGGCGGTGTAGCTCAACTCCAGACGATCAAGGTTGCGTAAAGCACCTATAGTAGGAGGCAATGTTTTGAAGTTTTTGTTAGACGATACCGACAAAGACTTCAACTTGGTCAATTGCCCAATAGCGGCGGGCAAAGCAGTAAGGTCGTTGCCATACATGTAGAAATACTCCAGGTTTTTAAGTTTCGATACATTGCCTGGTATTTTGGTGATTTTGCTGTTCGAGATGTTCAACGTTCTTAGGGCGGGCATAGCCGAAATTAAATCAAAAGTACGGCTTAATTCGCCTTGCTCATACTCGTTGTTATCTAAAAACAATGCTTTTACACTTGCCAGGTTCTTTACATTTTTAGGCAGCTTTAGTGGCTTGCCTAGCTTTTGCATCCATATTTTTTGCAGCTTAGGCAAGTTTGCCAGTTTGTTGAAAGTATCTTCAAGATCAAGATTAGTACATCCGTTCAATTGCAGGTCATACAATTTCTCTAATTTGGGAGTACTTTCTGGTAGTTTTTGCAATCCGGTATTTTTACCCAAATACAACATGCTTAACTTGTTTAATTCACCCAATTCTTCTGGCAAAGCAGTCAGTTTGTTATCGCTTAGGGTAAGGTAGCGCAAGTTTTTCAGGTTTTTGATGCTTGCGGGCACGCTCGAAATCTGATTGCTCGCCAAAGTAAGATTTTTCAAGTTAGTCAACTGTCCCACTTTGTCCGACAAGTTGGTAATATCGTTGCGGTGCAAGTACAAGTTTTCTAAACTGGCCAGGTTATAAATTTCTTCTGGCACTGCCGATAACTCATTGTAGCTCAGTTTCAACTCCTTGATCTTAGGTAATTGACCAATTTCGGCAGGTATAGATCCCAACTTATTGCTTTCTACCACCAAAGTTTCAAGGTTAGGCAATGAACCTATCTCTTTAGGCAATGAGGTAAGCTTGCAACTATGCAGCGAAATGTATTGTAGGTTTTTTAGTTTGCCAATGCGAGGGTCAAGGCTAGTCATGTCGCGGTTAAAAGCCAAATCAAGTCTTTGCAAGTGCTTGAGTTTAAAGAGTTCTTCAGGCAATGCAGATAGCTTTTTTTCGCGCAAGCTCAAGTAATATACTTTGTCAGGCTCTGCCAAAGCTTCTTCTATTGATTCATATTTTTTTGCTTTGCGCAAATCTGAATCTGAAATAAGTGGTATATTCCACTCCTCTTCTTTTACGTCCGCATTTTCTGTATTATCGGTGTTTTCGTCAGTAGCTTTGCTACCACCACCACAAGAGGTAAATAGTATAGTTCCAGCAATGAATGCCAGTGATAATGTAAATTTTCTGATTAACTTCATTTGGGTGTTAATATTTAATAGGTTTAGGTACAATTGTTTATTGTCCAATATAATAAAAGGTTAACACCAAGGAGAATTTTTTTTACTTTATTTAGTCATAAGCCTTGCCTGATAGCGACTCTTTCCTGGCGGCGAGCCTACCTTGTTTTAGAATTACCTGGTAAACCATAAAGCCACTTAAATACTATTCTGCCACCTCTTTATATTGCATTTTGTGCAATTGGGCGTACCAGCCATTTTTTGCCAGTAGTTCGGTATGCGTGCCTTGTTCTTTTATTTCGCCTTTGTCTAACACAATAATTTTATCGGCCTTTTGAATGGTCGACAATCGGTGGGCAATTACTATAGAGGTACGCCCCTTCATAAGTTTTTCGATCGCACTTTGAATCAACTCTTCGGTTTCAGTGTCAACCGACGATGTAGCCTCGTCTAATACAATAATTTTAGGGTCGTACACCATAGCCCTTACAAAAGAAATAAGTTGACGTTGTCCTACCGAAAGCGTAGAGCCTCGCTCCATTACATTATATTCAAACCCTTCGGGAAGCTTCTCAATAAACCTGCGTGCGCCCACTAACTCAGCAGAAGTCAGGAGTTGGTCGCGGGTAATATGGGTGTTGCCCAGCACAATATTTTCTTTGATAGAGTTAGAAAACAAGAATACGTCTTGCAACACTACGCCAATTTTGGTGCGCAAATGTGCCAGGTCATAGTCGTTTACATCGTGACCATCAAGCAAAATAGTGCCCTTGTTGATTTCGTAAAAACGACTCAACAAGTTGATAATAGAAGATTTACCCGCACCTGTAGCACCCACCAAAGCCACGGTTTCCCCTTCTTTTACCTCAAACGAAATGTTTTTCAATACATAGTCTTCGTCTTTGTAAGCAAACCACACCTTGTCGAAGCTAATATCTCCTTTGATATGCTCAGGGGCATAATCGCCTTCATTAGGAATGTGGTCTTTGTCATCGAGCAAGGTCAAAATACGGTGCATACTTACAATGCCCATTTGCAAAGTATTGAAACGGTCGGCAAGCATACGTATAGGTCGGAAAAACAAGTTGATGTACATGATAAAGGCAATCAAAACTCCCAACGAAACCTCTTCGTGCAGTACCCCACGCGCTCCATACCAAACCAACAACCCAGTGCCTCCTGCCGAGATGATTTCTGCCACTGGAAAGTAAATACTATAGTACAACACCGACTTGAGGTGGGCTTTGCGGTGTTCGCGGTTAATTTCTTTAAACTTTTTACTTTCATTGGCTTCACTGCCAAATATTTGTACCACACTCATACCCGTGATATGCTCTTGTACAAACGAGTTGAGGTTAGA is part of the Microscilla marina ATCC 23134 genome and encodes:
- a CDS encoding polyprenol monophosphomannose synthase: MQNPIVVIPTYNEIENIEDIIRKVFSLPTEFDLLVIDDGSPDGTADMVKKLQAEYPDRLFIQERKGKLGLGTAYIHGFKWALARNYEYICEMDADFSHNPKDLIHLYKACSEEGNDLAIGSRYIQGVNVVNWPMGRVLMSYFASYYVRFITGLPIQDTTAGFKCYRRKVLQTIGLDSIRFVGYAFQIEMKFLTWKFGFKIKEVPIIFTDRTRGQSKMSSGIFKEALLGVLQMKIKSFFKSYTPS
- a CDS encoding WG repeat-containing protein; protein product: MSIHNVREFSGGLAAVKYSNKWGFIDKTGKLVIAHEFDSAKSFSEGLTVVEKDNKFGVIINPLLK
- the hemG gene encoding protoporphyrinogen oxidase; protein product: MIGIIGAGISGLSLAFYLQKLGIPYILLEASEQAGGYIRSMQENSINRKSYVLELGPNSIMLDSELKEFINEIGLQDELLPSNDVSQNRYIFRAGKYRKLPSKPLQLLFNSFFSFSSKVAVFKERNKPKQTIENETLTHFFERRFSREIVDYALNPFVAGIYAGDPDQLLVAKAFPQLYNYEQQYGSVLKGFIKNKGAERRKPYSFKKGMQTLPEGIAQQLTHLKLGKTINNVQKNNNGFVLYTNEGQTYDVKQLVIATSAPASQSFLSDTYPEFSQALGKIYYPPLTAVHSAYKRHEVKHLLNGFGGLNPKIEGLYTSGSIWSSSVFPGRCPDEEVLFTTFVGGSQLPQNTTQSEQITLGKVHQELSENYQITNSPIYRNMHKWDKALPQYDANILEAHRIAEQIENEQLFVCANWKDGVSLPDCIKKGKKLAEQLAQVYAPGVANG
- a CDS encoding leucine-rich repeat domain-containing protein codes for the protein MKLIRKFTLSLAFIAGTILFTSCGGGSKATDENTDNTENADVKEEEWNIPLISDSDLRKAKKYESIEEALAEPDKVYYLSLREKKLSALPEELFKLKHLQRLDLAFNRDMTSLDPRIGKLKNLQYISLHSCKLTSLPKEIGSLPNLETLVVESNKLGSIPAEIGQLPKIKELKLSYNELSAVPEEIYNLASLENLYLHRNDITNLSDKVGQLTNLKNLTLASNQISSVPASIKNLKNLRYLTLSDNKLTALPEELGELNKLSMLYLGKNTGLQKLPESTPKLEKLYDLQLNGCTNLDLEDTFNKLANLPKLQKIWMQKLGKPLKLPKNVKNLASVKALFLDNNEYEQGELSRTFDLISAMPALRTLNISNSKITKIPGNVSKLKNLEYFYMYGNDLTALPAAIGQLTKLKSLSVSSNKNFKTLPPTIGALRNLDRLELSYTAITNLPAAINGMKQLKFIKIRKTNMSQAAADQLTKALPDTKVDYAKK
- a CDS encoding ABC transporter ATP-binding protein, which encodes MADKEKAESKKILDWKTFRRLFDFIGAYKKYFYLLIFLTVLTAVFGPSRPLLIQFAVDNYIVTGDYPGLVNISILMVVILTFEAFLMYAHTYLSNWLGQTVIKDIRVQLYQHILRLRLKFYDNTPIGRLVTRNVSDIETLSNVFSQGIASLLADVLLIFAILGVMFYTHWQLTLVSLSLLPLLLLSTYIFKEKIKVAFDQVRAAVSNLNSFVQEHITGMSVVQIFGSEANESKKFKEINREHRKAHLKSVLYYSIYFPVAEIISAGGTGLLVWYGARGVLHEEVSLGVLIAFIMYINLFFRPIRMLADRFNTLQMGIVSMHRILTLLDDKDHIPNEGDYAPEHIKGDISFDKVWFAYKDEDYVLKNISFEVKEGETVALVGATGAGKSSIINLLSRFYEINKGTILLDGHDVNDYDLAHLRTKIGVVLQDVFLFSNSIKENIVLGNTHITRDQLLTSAELVGARRFIEKLPEGFEYNVMERGSTLSVGQRQLISFVRAMVYDPKIIVLDEATSSVDTETEELIQSAIEKLMKGRTSIVIAHRLSTIQKADKIIVLDKGEIKEQGTHTELLAKNGWYAQLHKMQYKEVAE